gcatgttcctgtgagacggcATGTTCCTCTGTGATagcatgttcctgtgagacggcATGTTCCTCTGTGACAGCATGTTCCTGTGTGACAGCATGTTCCTATGAGAAGGCATGTTCCTGTGTGACAGCATGTTCCTGTGTGACagcatgttcctgtgagacggcATGTTCCTCTGTGACagcatgttcctgtgagacggcATGTTCCTCTGTGACagcatgttcctgtgagacggcATGTTCCTGTGTGACagcatgttcctgtgagacggcATGTTCCTCTGTGACagcatgttcctgtgagacggcATGTTCCTGTGTGACAGCATGTTCCTATGAGACGGCATGTTCCTCTGTGACagcatgttcctgtgagacggcATGTTCCTCTGTGACagcatgttcctgtgagacggcATGTTCCTGTGTGACAGCATGTTCCTATGAGACGGCATGTTCCTGTGTGACagcatgttcctgtgagacggcATGTTCCTCTGTGACagcatgttcctgtgagacggcATGTTCCTATGAGACggcatgttcctgtgagacggcatgttcctgtgagacggcATGTTCCTGTGTGACAGCATGTTCCTATGAGACGGCATGTTCCTGTTCCTGCGAATCATCATGCACCGAAGGCTTCAAAAACGTGGGTTCTACGCTCTATATAGGAACTGAAAAGATGGAGTTGCAACAAAGTTAACTTTACCTAGCCCTGCTATGTATCAGTCAGTTTTGAAGTAGATTCCTGGACAAGACagaaaaaaaagtcaaaaagcAAGCTAGCAAAACAATAGTGAGTTAACAAGCGTGCTTAAGCTAAGCATGGTTTTAACACTTGGCCAGCTGACTATAAATCTCTTAGGCTATCTACCCATTGTGGTCATTTGATGATGTTAGGCAAAttaaaatagaaggaaaatAC
The DNA window shown above is from Mya arenaria isolate MELC-2E11 chromosome 6, ASM2691426v1 and carries:
- the LOC128237158 gene encoding uncharacterized protein LOC128237158 isoform X1, yielding MMIRRNRNMPSHRNMLSHRNMPSHRNMPSHRNMPSHRNMPSHRNMLSQRNMPSHRNMLSHRNMPSHRNMLSHRNMPSHRNMLSQRNMPSHRNMLSQRNMPSHRNMLSHRNMPSHRNMLSQRNMPSHRNMLSHRNMPSHRNMLSQRNMPSHRNMLSQRNMPSHRNMLSHRNMLSHRNMPSHRNMLSHRNMLSQRNMPSHRNMLSQRNMPSHRNMLSQRNMPSPRNMLSQRNMPSHRNMLSHRNMPSHRNMLSHRNMPSHRNMLSHRNMPSHRNMLSQRNMPSHRNMPSNRNMPQEHASHRYMPSRRNMPSHRNMPSHRNMLSHRNMPSHRNMLSQRNMPSHRNMPTNRNMPQEHAVLQEHAVSQEHAVS